The genomic region ACTatacctcctccccctccttgCTGCTTTGCTACCAGTTTTGCTCGTCTGAGTCTGTGAGTCAAAGTGATAAGTGAGTATTGACCGCAGCCCTGCATCTAGTTCCTCCCGCCCCGCTCCCGCTTTCCGTAACCAATGCCAAGCACAAAAGTAGACTTTGGGTCACGCGTCTATAATCGTCCTCTATCCCTACCCCACCCACATCACAATATCACACGGCTCTGTACTACCCTGTTACCATGTACATAACTTTCTGGAGTTGAATACTATACTCTGCAGAACTGTAGATGACGTTCAGGATGACGCCACCTCCTTCGGTAGATCTACCACCCTGTCTGCTGGACATTTGGCGGTGCTTGCCGCTCAACATGTTCTGGATCCAGCCCTCTGTTGCCAACTGTTGGATGTGAGGCTCACAGCACAGAGACACAGACATGCCCCAGCTCACGATCCCTGACCCGCCAAGATCCTGACAAACGTCAGACTTGTTCGACATCCAACTCTTGAATCAGCAGCTGCAATTCATTCAACAGGCCATTGCGCATGTCACAGGTGTGCATCTCTCTTGTCGACGTGGAAGTGTTATCTCGATCTCGGACGACGCGAGGTTCCGAGGTTGCGGCTGAGGCTTCGGATCCCATTTCGGTTGGAGGACGTCACTGCGGTATGCAAGATGGAAATAATAACATTAACCCACAAGGTTGTCACCCGCCCAACAGACGCTCCACGTACCGCTGTACTCTGGTGGACGAACCATGCCTAGTGCGGATTGCTGCCACGTCGACAATGGAGCAGAGAGGTGATGTAGTGGCTGAAGTGAACAGATAAAAGCCAGTCTGCTCAACGAATCAGCCTCAAGCGCAGCAACATGATCGCTAAAGAACCAAACCACACTAACGTCTCGaagatcgaggaggtcgaggtcgatccCGCACCGACCAACGTCCTCGCTCCCCTCCCCGCGCGGAAGAAGGGCATACTCCTCTTCTGTTTCGTATGTCTCCTCCTGCAACGCTAACCCAGTGCCTCGCCGTCTTCATGGATGTGGCAGGCACCAGTGCGGCGTTTATCATGACCGCGcccatcgccgccgacctcggcctcgataTCGGTAACAGTATCTGGATCGTGTACGCTTACGGGATCCCGttcgccgcgctcctcctcttcgccgGCCGCGTGGCCGATCTCTACTCCCCCAGCCTGGTATTTGCATCCGGGTTCCTTGGGTGTGGGGTTCTTAACCTCGTCATCTCATTTATGACTAACAAATACGCGTTCCTTATCCTTCGTGCCATCAGTGCAGTTTTTGCCGTTTTCACCCTCCCGTCCAGCGTGAATATGATCGGTAAGCAGCCACAAGTCAAGACTGAGATAAAGTGCAAATGTATCAGGATAGGAAGGAACAGGCGGGCGCCCTGGTGTATTTCTCGCTGGCAGGGGCGCTGGCCAACACCGTCGCCTTCGTCATAGCGGGCGGATTCCTCGTCGCTTCGTGGCGCTGGTATTTTCGATGGTGGGTTTCTCCAATTTTATGATTTATGCTGAGATAGTGTGGCGATGATAATCATCCCCTTATCGGTGTTGAGTTTTTGGATGCTCCCACGTGTCCAGCCTGTTGTGCGGTCCATGCGAGGCGTCGATAAATGGAAACGAATGGACGTGCTAggcgccgacctcctcctggccCTCCTCGTGCTTTTCATGTTGTCATGGACCCAAGTCGAGGGTCAAGGATGGAACAACCCGCTCTTCATTGCGCCACTGGTCATATCCCTcgttctcctccccctcttcctcctaTGGGAGAACAAGCTACCAGTTGgcttctccctcctcccacacGGCATGTGGCGGTTCCCCAACATGGCCCCGCTCGTCATCTCAGCCCTCACCATATTCCTCTGTACGTCCAATCCGTCCATGCTGACAGAAGGGTACGCGCCCTACCAACTCCGCATGGCGACGTACTTCCAAGTCGTGCTACACGACTCGGCCATCATCACCGGCGTCAAGATCCTTCCTATGGGCGTGACGGCCTGTATCGTCGGGGGGGTTGCTCAGCACGCCTCAGTCCTGCATAATCCTCGATACTCCGTACCTATTTCCAGTATACTCTGTTTCGGCTCAggcctcctcctggcgTTCTCGGGCGGAGGCCACGGAAAAGATTACTGGCGCTGTAAGATTTCGCCAGATCCAAAACTGATCTAGATATCTTTCCAAGCCAGATCATTGGCACAATGGGCGCAATGGTCATCTACGTCATCATGAAGTATACCCACAAAAAACCCATCTGACGCCAGCACAGTCCTGATCCAGACGTTTCCCCAGGACTTTGCCGGAGTCGCTGGCAGTTTCGTCCAGGTCCTCTTCCAGATCGGGGCGGCGATTGGGAATGCCGCCCAGGCTGGGTTCTTGGGCGCGCATACTGATTCTGCCAAGCAGGGAGAGGCGCTGGCCGACTGGACGACGTCGCGAAACAGTTTCTTCTTCACGTCGGCTGTGATCGGCGCTTCGGGGGTGGCTTTCGCCCTGCTATTCCGACACGACCTCATGCCCAAGGCTGGGCTCGAGGACCAGACTGTCgctgctgaggctgagcgtgagggcgcgcgcgatgccgaggcccGGCAAGTTCACGCTGTCCCGACTATTAACTGAGAAATGCTAGCTCAGCTCATGTATCCATGAGAGGTTATGGTGGCTGCCAGCCTGGTGTGTCAGTTCGGCGTTCGTTATTGGGCGTGGTAGCGACCGGTCGATACACGATTAGTTGGTAGGGGAGACGCAGCCTGTACGTAAGGGGATAGCCTGTGGCGAAACATCAGTTGTGTCGCATCGTTCTTTTCCACAGCGCGTCCAAGGCAGAGATCAGCATGATTCAAAGGCGTCGCTCTCGATCGCACGGAATGGCCGAGTGTGCCACATACCACCCTTATCTCTACAAGCGCGGTATTTATAGAAGATGCATCCCTCTATTGCCCACTACCTAGAGCTTGCTCCCCGTCGCGTCCCACTTGCCAGCCGCCAGCGTCGTGAAGAAGCGCCACATCGAATCGGCACAATCCGCCGGAGCCTCCTGCGGCAGAAGGTGTGAACCACTCATAAGCCGCTCATTACGGCTACGgggcgcgcgccaaggGATCTCGGGCACGACCTCGGGCCCTCCGAGCCACGCTGGGTTTTCGCCGAGGATGAAGCCGACAGGGCAATGGAGGTTGGACAGGCTGTCCCATCCGCGCTGCGGTCCCTCGGGGTCCGAGAAGACAGCGGCTTCGGCCCACTTGGGCGTGGCGAGGGTCACTTCCTCCCCATTTCCGGTGGGGACGAGCGATGACTTGAGGTACACGTCGAAGACGTCCTGGTCCCATGTATTGAACATTGCGTTGGTGCGGGTCTCGGCGGCTGACTGGACGGACGGCCACTCGGAGCGCCGTCTCAGCGCGCCTTGAACGATCGGATGACCCATCTTGATCTGGACGTTACCGATGGCCGGCTGGCACTATCGTCAGTTTTCGTTGGAGTTTTTCATTCACCATTGgctcgatgaggaggagggcggagaaCCGGTCCGGCACCATGTGGCAGGCCTGCACCATTGCGTTGCCGCCAATCGAGTGGCCGACACCAATGACGGGCGGAGCAGTGGTCGCATCAGTCCACTGCATCTGATACCCTCCGTTCGCAGTTGGAAGGACGTGCTGTACGAAATTGGCACAGTCACGCGCACAGTCGGCCCACGCATACATCGAGGCGAGCTTGCCGGCGTTCAAGTCGACACTTGCGCCGTGGTGCACGTCATCGAGGAACCAGACGTCATTGAACACgggcgtcgcggcgctgggcAACGACCCACCGGAACCAAACAGCGCGCCGGGTCCAGACTGCTCGAGAAGCTTGGCCATCATGGGGTAGTACAGCTCCTTCTGGAGTCCGTTGGCGTGGGCGACAACAAGCGTGATCCCATCTTTGGCCTGGACGTTGCGGTGCCAccgctcgacggcgagccACTGCGGTGGCTGGGACGACACCTCGGCTTCCGCGATGGGCCAGTAGGTTGCGTCTCGGCGGGGAATAACGCTCGCATCCTTCTCGCGCACAATGCGCGCCGACCGCTCCTTCTTACTCTCCTTGGCGGGGACGGGACCAAACGGCTCCGACTCGCGCGAGAAAGACCCAACACTCTCCGTCAGCGTCTTGGGCCAGGCTGCTGGGGCGGCATGTAGGGTACGGGTGTAGCCCGCCGGTggaggggcgagggcgggcCGTTGAGGAAGCGCAGGGGCAGTAGACGGTGGAGGCCGGCGCAGGGCCAGCAGGTTACGCGGAGGTTGCACCGACGGCGTTGGCGCAACGCTCGGCTTGTTGTACGGCGGATAGGTGACGATTTGCGCCATGGTTGTGGATGTGGGCGCTGAGCTGAGAGGAAGACTTTATGAGTGATGTTGAATGTGGCGGGTGCGGTGTTGGATGAATGAGATGACCGGCGAGATGAGTAACCGGCGTTGTCGGCACTGACCCGGCACGTCTCGGTCTTCGGTCATTCCTCACCATCTCCGCTTGACATCGGTCCTTCAtcacctctccacctctccactGCTCCAGCCATGACTAACAGCCTGACATATGCAGGGCTTGCTCAACTGGTGAGGTTGAAAGTATCCATTGACTAACTAGAACAGCTGCAACCTACCAACTATACCTAACCTAGGAACCCATCTGACACAACTCGCGGCCCGGAATGTCCATTGTCTTAATCTGATCCGGAAGGCTCTCAAGAGTAAACAGAAGGCCAAACATCATATGCCACTGCATGTGGCAGTGGAACGGCCACACGCCGGGATTGTCCGCCTTGATCCGCAACACGAGGTGCGCGCCAGTCTTGCTCGCGGGCACAACCACCACGTCGCGATACATGGCGCCGTCGGttgggaggaggttggtTGTGCCGTTAAACTTGCCCATGCCCTGTGCCAGGACCCACATGTTGTGCCCGTGGAGGTGGAAGGGGTGGGCTGCGCCGAAGGGAGTCTGAATGATGAGGTCGATGACAGCGGTGGGGTCCGTGTTGACCACATTGAACTGTGTGCCGCGGTGGTCGCCTGCGTCGTTGCCAATCTCCTGGCCTTCTTGAACCATGAAGATGGCGGCGCTCGCCCCCTCCATCGGCGTCCACGACTTGTTGTTGAATGTAATGCGCGGGCCCTGCGGCATGATACTGACACCGAGCTCAGTGTATACTGTCTGTGTGGATGGTGGTGCGGGAGGTGCCCCGACAGGTTTGAAGACCGTCAAAGGGCCAACGGTCGGCGCCTTGTCTGACCAGCTCGGCTCGTTGGGGTCTCCGGGCTGGACAGAGCCGCCGACACCGTACGCAAAGCCTCCGGTTGTCATGGCGGCCTCATCggcggagatggagggCATATCAGTCGGTCCACAACCATAGCGAAGCACCGCGAGGGTCGTGTTCGACACATCGGGACCAACGTAGGTCATCTGGTTGAGGCCGAGCACGCTGCGGATCCAGTGGGCGCCTGGCTTATCCGTGTGGATGAGGACCGATGCGCGCTGCCCGACAGCGAGGCGCACGCGTTTGGTCGGGTACGGCTCGACAGGGGTGGCGTCGATCTCGATGACGGTGAggtcgtggtcgtcgaTGCTGAAGATCATGTCGTTGTGTGTACCGACGTTGACCAGGCGGAGGCGATACGTCTTGTCAGTCTCGGCAGTGACGTTCCAATACGTTGTCGGGTAGTTGCCGCACTCGTTGGTGGCGTTGAAGATGGGGCGGTTCGGGTCCGGTGGCGGGAGGGGGATGagagggggtgggggtgggggcTGGTTTGGGTCGGGAGGGGGCGGATCGGCGTTGGTGGGGACGTAAGCACAGCGCGCCTGGCTCACGCCATTGATGTGCCCGCCGTCTGGCATTGGCTCGGTGAGTGCGTACGGCCGGAAGAGGCCGTTGAAGAAACGCCAGCTAAGCGCGTTCGTGGGCGTGTTATACAGGTCTCcaatgaggaggaggaggtcgtcatCATATGGCGGCATCTTGGCACCGTCATCCTTGGCGTGCGCGATGAACCCACCAAACAGGCCGTCCGAGTACTGCAGCTCGACGTGTGAGTGCCACCAGTACGTGCCCGAGTCCACAACGGTGAAGCTATACGTAAAGGTACCTCCTGGGGGAATGGCACATTGGGTGAATCCGGCCGCGCCGTCCATAAAGTTGGTGTTGACCTGACGCAGGCCGTGCCAGTGCATGGCAGTGGTGTTCGGCATGCTGTTTtggacatggacgacaATGTTGTCACCGACATTGGCCTCGATGAGGGGACCTGGAGATATgccgttgacgaggagagtACGTTTGACCAGCCCGCCGACCGGCGCGTACGCGACCGACAGGTCAAAGGTGTACTCGCGCACCTGTGGCTCGGCGAGTATGTCGAAAtgccgcgccgaggcccagTATCCCGACTGGTCGCCTAGGAGGACCTCGCGCGAGATCTCGGGGAACTCCCctgcgcggccgaggcacGCGAAGACTGCTGCtaggatgaggaggagaagagtCATCGTGAGTCGCGGTGGTGAGACGGTCAGCTGCTGAATTCTTTATAACCACAACTACAGAACGACTGCTccgcgagtgggaggagtgaCTGTCCCAAGGCATACCTCCTAGCCTCTTCTGATCTTGTGCCGTTCTAGCTAATCCAAAGGAGACGCCGCGGACAGCTTCGGTCGGGAACCGACGACATCAACGTTTCAAGGGTGCGGCTGTCGTGGGGGAAAGCTCTCGGGCGACGATCGACGTCGCTGTTCGGATACCGGTAAGAATGCAACCAGAGCAAGGTATGAGGTGACGAGAGCCGGTGGAATGCGTGGGCTTCTGGATTCCGGTGGCCATTTCGGGCCTCGATCGCGACAGCGCCGTCGAGACACGATTGGTCAAGTGTATCGTCCAGTTGGGTTCAAAGAGGGTTCGAGGACTTCCAGAGTTAGCCAGGATCAGGTCACTTCAGCGAGCGGTGTTGATCTGGTCTCCTGTTCGTCAGACAGAGGATGATCTGTTGTGTGCGGGACAGTGACTGCTCAGATCTCTAGAGTGGGCGTGTTGTCAAGGTGAGGCACTGATAGGCATCGCCCTAGCGTTGCCGGCGTTTGCAAGGTATGTAATATTGACAAAGTGATCTGCCAAGACAAGCGATGCAATGTCATTGTACAAGGTGCACGATTAAAGCGGTGAAGTCGGATCTGAACGCCACAGAGGCACGAGGCTCACGTGAGCAGTGTCAACTGGGGTGAGTAGCTGCCAGTCCGTCATGTCGGCCAGGTTGCATTCCACACAGTTCAAGTTGGGACAACTTAAAGCAAGCAGTAGTCAGGAGGTCAGCTggaccgcctcgaccgcctcgtgGTGAAGCTGTCCCTTTGGAGCTTTGGCTTGGATCTGAGTACAATCGGAGTGGCCTCTGATGCCCCGACGCCCCGCCGTTCGCGGAAACGCGCATACTCCACGGATGCGTTGATTGCTTTCTCCTCTCAGTTTAATTCTCTCTCAACTCTCATCGTATCCACACCCGTGACCTCCAATTTCACGCCCAGTAACCTAAACCCAAACATCACCTAATCCCGATGGAAGACGACATCacgctccagctcgccctgGTGTTCACCGCCATCGCGGCACTCGTCACAGCTCTCGATGCGAGCGGATCATCCCTCGCTACAAAGGGGCGGCACCTCCTTGCTCTGCGGCTGGAAGAAGTCTGGTTGTGAATCTTTGTCGCCAGCGACCACGCGCAGGCCCGAGGGTTTGCGGTTCCTCCGTTTTTTACAGGCAGCTCTTGTCGCGACCTAGTTCGGTGAGATACGGTTCGTCTATGGCTCGAAACACGCCCCCAAGAGAGGGCGGTCGACATGTCGATCTAGgtcgcgacctcgtcgaagGGCGTTGCGCCTCTGTGTCGACCAACTTTGGCCCTTTGGCTTCGAGGCTCTCGCAAGGAGGCTCGCTTCGTCGGACTGGACCCAGTCGGGCAGAGTGCAAGCTCTAGTCCAGGCAGCAGAGTGCAAGCTTTTGCGCTCTAGTCGCATGTATGTTGGCGTTTCTCTCATCTCGGAACGCCTGGTCCATGTGTGGACTGGCAAAGACAAGCCGAGCAAACAAGCCTTATGCTGCGGTTGAACTGGAAGTGCATTGCGTGAGAGGAGCCTGTATACAGTGCATGCATCGCTGCGAGAGGCGTCTGCCTGTTGAACAGGCAGCTGGGGCACAGCGATAGGGCGCAGGTGCCCCGGGTTGGTGCTCCTGCACCTCGCCGGGAAGATTCGCTCCCTCTTCCAAGCGCAACAGTCGTTTGGGGAGTGTGCGATACCAACATCCTTCATTAACCCCTGTTACTCGTGAGCCGACACCATCGGCCACACGGATGAGATATAAGGCCGCTCAAAGCCTGATTGAAATGTCCTGGTGGCGCCAGACTACTAATTTCCCTCTACGATTCTGAACGGAGGCTCTcccactcacactcacactGCTTCAAGCGCTCGCACATCTTGCCCTCTACCATCCTTGAGTCAAGCCGACCAAGCCTGTCGAGTCACCGACCAAGCCTGACGAGTCACCGACCAAGCCTGTCGAGTCACCAACTCTAGCTCCTGCCGCCGAATCGGcttcggcgtcgtcgccgtcggcgggTAACGTGTACGCTGTCAGCCTGGTGCGGGCTGTAGTACACCGCGGCGGGCTTTGGTGCATTTCTGGCCCGCCTACTCTGGCCCCGCCGGGAACATCCGGCCACCTCTCACCCCAGGCCACGGCGCCGTCTTAACTTGTTTCAACTTTACCCGCTCGTAGTGTCCCATGCAGCACAGCCATTGTTCCTGTCGTGTGAATGGCGTTTTTCGGGGTTCGGGGGCACCATTCACTTTTGTTGGCGCCACGCTCCCACGCTCTCAGGCTCCCCCCCGGCTCCCACGCCCGCCTCATTGAGCGGGCTTGCGCCCCGCCCTCGGTGGGCTGATCTCGGCGTCAAGCCACTTGGACAATGTACAGTGCCGAGCTGTAGCGAAGGTCTGCGTCACGCATCGTCACCAGTCACCCCGGTGTGAGTATTTGGCACAAGAGCATTTGGTATCGCTGCATCGGTGATTCGGGATAGCACGGGGAGGTCTCTTGGGTTCTGGCCGTGTCTGAATAGGCCGATATCGTATCGGATCAAGCTCGTCTGCAGAATGCACGCGGCATGGGATcggggaggagatggagatgaaCGCACAGCACATCTCCCACGACGTTGGCAGACTCGCTGTCCTGTTTCTGGCAGACAGGTGGCCTCGCTCCACTCAGTCAGTGACACCACTGCATTGAATGTACGCCCTCCCAATCAAGTACAGTACATACATCCATAACCGTCGTAATCGTAATCGTAATCGTATCGTCAAAATCTACCACAAGCTCCACCGCCGTCCTCCGAGCCGCGGTCTCTCCTCCTGTGGTGGAGGAACAATTTCATCAAAGTTTACCCGTCCCTCAGTCGCGCGCAGACGCCTGGCCGCACGCTCCACATCGAacgcctcagcctcgagcggagggggagagaggagtGGTCCAGCAGCAGTCGCCGGCCATGAGCGGGACGCGTCCGTGTCCAGCGCCGGCGGGCGGCCTCCTCTCACGCTGCCTGCCTGAGCCTGAGGGGGTGGGGCATGGACTGGAGGTGGCGGCCGGCCAGAtaggggaggaaggtggccAGCGGATCCGGTTCTCGAGTGGGATGGGCGGACCAGCGTCGTCACGTTTACGTTTGTGGTGGATGCGCGCGGGGAGCCTCTGTcgcgagaagaaggggtggtggggcggggcgaggagcgcatgGCGGCGTGTAAGGCGGCTTGGCTGGCGCGAGGGGGGTgggcgggagagggggCGCGTTTTACCGGTCGCCATTGGGGGCCGGGGCGACGGGGTTGAGGGGCGGCCATCGGGGTTGCAGGGTGGATTTGGACGCGTcggggggttggggagggcgggtgggtgggttggggttggggttggggttggggttggtggtggggttgcGGGTGGGCTTGGGGTTTGGGCTGGGGTTGTGGATATGTCTGAGCCTTTGCCTTTCCGACTGGAATGTCTGGCCGCATTCTCTCTGGCAATGTTGAGCGGCGTGGCCGGCCGGCCATGACCATACATCCTTCCGTGGGGACACTTGACACGTGTTGCTCGCACCCGCAGTCGCAAGGACAGTCCGAGTCGCTATCCGTCAATGCTGGGGAAGCGCTCGATGGCGACGTGGAGAAGTGTGGCCTTGATCGTGGGACACGACGgggtgacggcgacggcgcccTCCGAGGTGGAGACGACTGGAGAGCTATACTCCTCTCGACTAGAGAGGCTAGGTCGACATCGAAGAGCAGGCTGTCGCGGGCTGTGTCGCTGCGCGGCAGTGACGAAGGGGGGTTTTGGCTACCTGCCGAGCGCTCGAGAAGCGTCAGGAGGGAGAGttcggcgcgcgagcgctcgggctcgctcgaggacgtgggcgatggtgaggaCGAAATGGCGGAGATCGGGGGGAgcgggagggggagaggggaggtgggccgggaggaggggtgaGATGGACGggatggacgagatggacgaggtgagGTCGCGCGAAGAGGTACCATGTGGTTGCGCGGTGGAGAGGTTGGCTGCTGTATGGCGATCATGGGTGCGATGATGAGGAATGGGGAGTGTGAGCAATATGTATGGTGGTGTGAAACGATCACTGCTCGGATTGCGAGCTGGATGCTGGAGGTGGGGCTGTAGGGGCTGGCATTTAGCGCTGGGTCCCACACCCGTGCGTTCGCCCCATATTTCAGTCATACCAGAATGCCAGAATCCAGAATGCAGAATCC from Cutaneotrichosporon cavernicola HIS019 DNA, chromosome: 2 harbors:
- a CDS encoding uncharacterized protein (Efflux protein EncT); its protein translation is MIAKEPNHTNVSKIEEVEVDPAPTNVLAPLPARKKGILLFCFCLAVFMDVAGTSAAFIMTAPIAADLGLDIGNSIWIVYAYGIPFAALLLFAGRVADLYSPSLVFASGFLGCGVLNLVISFMTNKYAFLILRAISAVFAVFTLPSSVNMIGADLLLALLVLFMLSWTQVEGQGWNNPLFIAPLVISLVLLPLFLLWENKLPVGFSLLPHGMWRFPNMAPLVISALTIFLWYAPYQLRMATYFQVVLHDSAIITGVKILPMGVTACIVGGVAQHASVLHNPRYSVPISSILCFGSGLLLAFSGGGHGKDYWRYIFPSQIIGTMGAMVIYVIMNTVLIQTFPQDFAGVAGSFVQVLFQIGAAIGNAAQAGFLGAHTDSAKQGEALADWTTSRNSFFFTSAVIGASGVAFALLFRHDLMPKAGLEDQTVAAEAEREGARDAEARQVHAVPTIN
- a CDS encoding uncharacterized protein (Alpha/beta hydrolase family), which encodes MAQIVTYPPYNKPSVAPTPSVQPPRNLLALRRPPPSTAPALPQRPALAPPPAGYTRTLHAAPAAWPKTLTESVGSFSRESEPFGPVPAKESKKERSARIVREKDASVIPRRDATYWPIAEAEVSSQPPQWLAVERWHRNVQAKDGITLVVAHANGLQKELYYPMMAKLLEQSGPGALFGSGGSLPSAATPVFNDVWFLDDVHHGASVDLNAGKLASMYAWADCARDCANFVQHVLPTANGGYQMQWTDATTAPPVIGVGHSIGGNAMVQACHMVPDRFSALLLIEPMCQPAIGNVQIKMGHPIVQGALRRRSEWPSVQSAAETRTNAMFNTWDQDVFDVYLKSSLVPTGNGEEVTLATPKWAEAAVFSDPEGPQRGWDSLSNLHCPVGFILGENPAWLGGPEVVPEIPWRAPRSRNERLMSGSHLLPQEAPADCADSMWRFFTTLAAGKWDATGSKL
- a CDS encoding uncharacterized protein (Belongs to the multicopper oxidase family), giving the protein MTLLLLILAAVFACLGRAGEFPEISREVLLGDQSGYWASARHFDILAEPQVREYTFDLSVAYAPVGGLVKRTLLVNGISPGPLIEANVGDNIVVHVQNSMPNTTAMHWHGLRQVNTNFMDGAAGFTQCAIPPGGTFTYSFTVVDSGTYWWHSHVELQYSDGLFGGFIAHAKDDGAKMPPYDDDLLLLIGDLYNTPTNALSWRFFNGLFRPYALTEPMPDGGHINGVSQARCAYVPTNADPPPPDPNQPPPPPPLIPLPPPDPNRPIFNATNECGNYPTTYWNVTAETDKTYRLRLVNVGTHNDMIFSIDDHDLTVIEIDATPVEPYPTKRVRLAVGQRASVLIHTDKPGAHWIRSVLGLNQMTYVGPDVSNTTLAVLRYGCGPTDMPSISADEAAMTTGGFAYGVGGSVQPGDPNEPSWSDKAPTVGPLTVFKPVGAPPAPPSTQTVYTELGVSIMPQGPRITFNNKSWTPMEGASAAIFMVQEGQEIGNDAGDHRGTQFNVVNTDPTAVIDLIIQTPFGAAHPFHLHGHNMWVLAQGMGKFNGTTNLLPTDGAMYRDVVVVPASKTGAHLVLRIKADNPGVWPFHCHMQWHMMFGLLFTLESLPDQIKTMDIPGRELCQMGS